TGCGCGATGCCGGAAGGCGAGCAAGGCCTGAATGTCGCGCGGATTATCTCGCTATATGCGGGATATCCCGTAACGGTACCCGCGCTGACCGTTAATCGCTTTTGCTCCTCGGGGCTTCAGGCAATCGCGTTCGCGGCAGAGCGCATTATGCTCGGTCATGCCGAGGTCATCGTCGCTGGCGGTGTCGAGAGCATGAGCCATGTGCCGATGACCGGCTTCAAGCCGGCGCCGCATCCGACGATCGTGGAAGAGATGTCGGAGGTGTACATCGGCATGGGGCATACCGCGGAAGAGGTGGCCCGCCGCTTCGGCATTACCCGCGAGGCGCAGGATGCCTTTGCGGCCAGCAGTCACCGCAAGGCCGCGGCGGCCATCGCGGAAGGCAAGTTCCGGGATGAGATCGTACCGGTGAACGTATCGCTGGCTGCGGCCGATGAGCAGGGCAAGGTGCGCAGCAAAACCTTTGCCTTCGATACGGATGAAGGGGTCCGGCCGGACACGACCCCGGATGTGCTGGCCAAACTGAAGCCAGCCTTTGCCCTTGGCGGCTCGGTTACCGCGGGCAATGCGTCGCAGACGAGTGACGGCGCGGCGGCGGTAGCCGTTATGAGCCGCGAGAAAGCGGAGCAGCTGGGCCTTACCCCGCTGGCTACCTTCAAATCGTTTGCCCTGGCAGGCGTAGAGCCGGAGATTATGGGCGTCGGCCCCGTTGAAGCGATCCCGAAGGCGCTGCGCATGGCGGGCATCGAGCTGGATCAGGTCGATGTGTTCGAGATTAACGAAGCGTTCGCTTCGCAATGCCTCCACATCATCCGCGCGCTGGGTATCGACGAGAGCAAAGTCAACGTCAATGGCGGCGCCATTGCGCTCGGCCATCCGCTCGGCTGCACCGGCGCGAAACTGACCGTCAGCCTCGTCTCCGAGCTGGCCCGCCGCGGCGGCGGCTACGGCGTCGTGAGCATGTGTATCGGCGGCGGCATGGGAGCCGCGGGGGTGTTCGAGGTGCACGCAGCCGGGGCGTAAGGAGTAGGAAGCAGAAGAAGATGCGCTCCCTTCCAAGCCCCCAGAGGGCCATAGGGTGGGATTCTCACATTAGTCTCTGCAGGTGCTCATTGTGGTTCGATTCGCGTTTGTCCTCAAGGGGACCTGCAGCTCCCAACAAGGTGCTAGGAAAAGTTAGTTCAATAACGTTTCTGATAATAATCGGTTAACCAAATCTAGGTTCTTCAGTATCAAGTCTACTGGTCCTCTACTGATGCATGACCAGCCTATTCACTCTGAAATGTAGTCTTAGTGCCGTGTCCGCTCCGAACACGGACCGGACACGGCACCACCCACTCCAACCACAGGGGAGTGCAATGATAGCCAGAGGCAGGGGTCAGGACCTGAGCGCTCTAGCCCAGCGGAGAGGGCGGAATTGTACTGGAGAAGCGGCAGCGGTCGCCTTTGAGTTTGGATTTCTACTATTGATAGATCCATTCCTGGAAATCCACACTCAACAGCGATCGGAAGTACAATCCGCACGCGGAGCGGCCACTATTGCGCCGAAGTGAAGGTGTTTATGCCTCTATGCTCAACCCAGAAAAGATACCACGCAGCAACACCTAGGCATTTCATTGCACACAACCTTATTCCACATTCCGAAAGGGGAAACCAATCATGAGCGATAACCAAACCAAAGAACCGAAAATCAAAGGCGGCAGCTTTGTCATCGATAATACCGATAAACAGCGGATCCTGACACCGGAGGATTTCACGGAAGAGCACCGCATGATCGGCGAGACGGTGCGTGATTTTATTGACGGGGAAGTCGTGCCGCATGATGAAGAGCTGGAGAAGCTGAATTACGAGATGACCGTAGATCTGCTTCGCAAGGCAGGCGAGCTGGGCCTGCTCGGGGCCGATGTGCCGGAGCCGTTCGGCGGGATCGGGCTGGATAAGGTCAGCTCTACAATAATTAATGAAGCGTTGGCGAAGGGATCGTCCTTCGCGCTTTCCTTCGGGGCTCATGTGGGGATCGGTACGCTGCCGATCGTGTTCTTCGGCACGACCGAGCAGAAGCAGAAGTACCTGCCGGATCTCTCGACCGGCGCTAAAATCGCGGCTTATTGCTTGACGGAGCCGACCTCCGGCTCGGATGCGCTGGGTGCCAAAACGACGGCACGCTTGTCGGACGACGGAGAGTATTATATTTTGAACGGATCGAAGCTATAT
This Paenibacillus sp. JZ16 DNA region includes the following protein-coding sequences:
- a CDS encoding acetyl-CoA C-acyltransferase, encoding MREAVIVSLARTPVGKAKKGSFAQTRVEDLGKAVLEAVIERAPGLKKEDVEDIILGCAMPEGEQGLNVARIISLYAGYPVTVPALTVNRFCSSGLQAIAFAAERIMLGHAEVIVAGGVESMSHVPMTGFKPAPHPTIVEEMSEVYIGMGHTAEEVARRFGITREAQDAFAASSHRKAAAAIAEGKFRDEIVPVNVSLAAADEQGKVRSKTFAFDTDEGVRPDTTPDVLAKLKPAFALGGSVTAGNASQTSDGAAAVAVMSREKAEQLGLTPLATFKSFALAGVEPEIMGVGPVEAIPKALRMAGIELDQVDVFEINEAFASQCLHIIRALGIDESKVNVNGGAIALGHPLGCTGAKLTVSLVSELARRGGGYGVVSMCIGGGMGAAGVFEVHAAGA